The following coding sequences lie in one Trichoderma breve strain T069 chromosome 1, whole genome shotgun sequence genomic window:
- a CDS encoding GTP cyclohydrolase I domain-containing protein: MANPKNVSALSKKRGRNTATVSPTSYDLTQDESKRRKKHKLSSIGVPVDSTILSAPDLYKKSRRNAVGDTRDDSSIEKVLVSEDGIETKSSGPLSGFDGLSIETRTRRGENQEQAALRLEKMQGAVRTLLECIGEDPSRSGLLDTPSRYAKALLFLTQGYHVNVEEIVNNALFQEGHNEMVIVKDIDIFSLCEHHLMHIGYIPSNTVIGLSKLPRIAEVFAHRLQIQERLTKQVARAIMKILKPQGVAVIMESSHLCMVMRGVEKTNTTTLTSCMLGCFERKSKTRNEFMHFVGVSR, from the exons ATGGCTAATCCCAAAAACGTTAGCGCCCTCTCTAAGAAGCGGGGCCGTAACACTGCTACTGTCTCCCCGACCAGCTATGATTTAACGCAAGATGAGAGCAAAAGACGGAAGAAACACAAGCTCAGCAGCATCGGGGTTCCCGTTGATAGTACAATTTTGAGTGCCCCCGATCTATACAAGAAGTCGCGGCGAAATGCCGTCGGTGATACCCGAGACGACTCATCCATTGAGAAAGTTCTCGTCTCCGAGGATGGCATAGAAACGAAATCGTCCGGCCCATTGTCCGGTTTTGATGGTCTTT CAATCGAGACTAGAACCCGCCGAGGAGAGAATCAGGAACAGGCCGCCTTACGCCTAGAAAAGATGCAAGGTGCTGTGCGAACTTTGTTAGAGTGCATCGGCGAGGATCCAAGTCGTAGTGGCCTGCTGGATACGCCTTCACGTTATGCCAAGGCGTTGCTGTTCCTGACCCAGGGCTACCATGTCAATGTGGAAGAGATTGTGAATAACGCGCTATTCCAGGAGGGCCATAACGAGATGGTCATTGTCAAAGATATTGACATATTCAGCCTTTGCGAGCACCACCTT ATGCACATTGGTTATATCCCCTCCAATACCGTTATCGGCCTCTCGAAGCTTCCTCGAATTGCCGAGGTATTCGCTCATCGCTTACAGATCCAGGAGCGCCTTACCAAGCAGGTTGCTCGTGCCATTATGAAGATTTTGAAACCTCAAGGTGTTGCCGTCATTATGGAGTCTAGCCACCTGTGCATGGTAATGCGTGGCGTGGAGAAAACTAATACGACAACCCTGACAAGCTGCATGTTGGGTTGTTTCGAGCGCAAGAGTAAGACGCGAAACGAGTTCATGCATTTCGTTGGAGTAAGCCGGTAG